A window of the Chrysemys picta bellii isolate R12L10 chromosome 24, ASM1138683v2, whole genome shotgun sequence genome harbors these coding sequences:
- the GJD3 gene encoding gap junction delta-3 protein, whose protein sequence is MGEWSFLSSLLDAVQEHSPMVGRFWLVVMLIFRILILATVGSDIFEDEQEEFVCNTLQPGCKQVCYDKAFPISHYRFWVFHIVVLSAPALLFVMYAMHQSGKLRQGEEGGSAGPPRLQPSQRTHHVRTFYLVNVAMRILAESSFLVGQWQLYGFHVEPHFTCQRSPCPHYVDCFVSRPTEKTIFILFYFVVGVVSTLLSLVELAHLLAKDRCQGTAANKPPAASYEQQENWSNQAHEQCQHFLPPGDRGAKGAACSVPNHYEPSALFRPQAPSMGSKASQAAARADLVV, encoded by the coding sequence ATGGGCGAGTGGAGTTTCCTGAGCTCGCTGCTGGACGCCGTGCAGGAGCACTCGCCCATGGTGGGCCGCTTCTGGCTGGTGGTGATGCTGATCTTCCGCATCCTCATCCTGGCCACGGTGGGCAGCGACATCTTCGAGGACGAGCAGGAGGAGTTTGTCTGCAACACGCTGCAGCCGGGCTGCAAACAGGTCTGCTACGACAAGGCCTTCCCCATCTCCCACTACCGCTTCTGGGTCTTCCACATCGTGGTGCTCTCGGCGCCCGCCCTGCTCTTCGTCATGTACGCCATGCACCAGAGCGGCAAGCTGCGTCAGGGCGAGGAGGGCGGCTCCGCGGGCCCGCCCCGCCTGCAGCCCAGCCAGCGCACCCACCACGTCCGCACCTTCTACCTGGTCAACGTGGCCATGCGCATCCTGGCTGAGAGCAGCTTCCTGGTGGGGCAGTGGCAACTGTACGGGTTCCACGTGGAGCCGCACTTCACCTGCCAGCGCTCGCCCTGCCCCCACTACGTGGACTGCTTCGTGTCCCGGCCCACCGAGAAAACCATCTTCATCCTCTTCTACTTCGTGGTGGGCGTGGTCTCCACCCTGCTCAGCCTGGTGGAGCTGGCCCACCTGCTGGCCAAGGACAGGTGCCAGGGGACAGCGGCCAACAAGCCCCCGGCTGCCTCCTACGAGCAGCAGGAAAACTGGTCCAACCAGGCGCACGAGCAGTgccagcacttcctgcccccgGGCGACAGGGGCGCCAAGGGGGCGGCCTGCAGCGTCCCCAACCACTACGAGCCCTCAGCGCTGTTccggccccaagccccctccATGGGAAGCAAGGCCTCCCAGGCCGCGGCCAGGGCCGATTTGGTGGTCTAG